The genomic DNA GTGGTGGAGCCGGAGTCGAACAACACGATCTGGCCGTCTTCCACGCGATCGGCAGCCAGTTGCGCGAGGCGGCGCTTGGCGTCGTCGGTTTCGCCGACGCGGGTGAAGAAATCCTTGCCGGTGTCTTTGGGCCGGGGCAGGGCGCCGCCGTGTACGCGCTGCAGTAAGCCAGCGGCGGCCAGTTCGCCGAGGTCACGGCGGATGGTGTCCTGGGACACGGCAAAATGCTCGACCAGCTCCGATGCGGTGACTTTGCCGTCACGCTCCAGCAGCAACAGGATTTTCTGTTTGCGCAGCGAAGGCAGGTCAACGGCTTGATGAGTGTTATGCATGGTTGTGCGTCTTTTTGCGGGTTTGTGCGAGGTTATGCCGCAATCAAACTAAACGCAATGGCTGGTTGCGCGCCCGATGGGCGGTTACTCTCTGTTTTCAGTTCAGGGAGAGGTGACCCGATGACGTTGATCACAACCATCGAAGATTTACGCAAACTCGCGCAAAAACGTGTCCCACGGATGTTTTACGACTATGCCGATTCCGGCTCCTGGACTGAAAGCACCTACCGGGCCAACGAAAGTGATTTCGCCGGTATCAAATTCCGCCAGCGTGTGGCGCGCAACATCGATCAACGCTCCCTCCGCGCGAGCATGATCGGCCAGGACATGGCCATGCCTGTGGCCCTGGCACCGACTGGCCTGGCCGGCATGCAACACGCCGATGGCGAGATTCTTACCGCCCGCGCCGCCGCCGCGTTTGGCCTGCGCTACACCTTGTCGACCATGAGCATCTGCTCTCTGGAAGACATCGCCGAACAGGTCGGCCAGCCGTTCTGGTTCCAGCTGTATGTGATGCGCGATCGCCCGTTTATGGAACGATTGATCGAACGCGCAAAAGTCGCGGGGGTGGATGCGCTGGTGTTGACCCTGGACTTGCAGATTCTCGGGCAGCGTCACAAGGACTTGATCAACGGCCTGTCGGCGCCGCCCAAACTGACCCTGCCGAATATCCTCAACATGGCCACCAAACCGCGCTGGGTGATGGGCATGCTCGGCACCCGGCGCCGTGGTTTCGGCAATATCGTGGGGCACGTCAGCGGCGTGGCGGACATGAGTTCGTTGTCGTCGTGGATCGCGCAGCAGTTCGACCCGCGCCTGAGTTGGGACGATGTGCAATGGATCAAGCAATGCTGGGGGGGCAAGCTGATCATCAAGGGCATTCTGGATGTGGAAGACGCGCGCCTGGCAGCCGATTCCGGCGCCGATGCCCTGGTGGTGAGCAACCACGGTGGCCGTCAGCTCGATGGGGCCCCTTCGAGCATCAGCCAACTGCCGGCGATTGTTGAGGCAGTGGGCGACAGGATAGAAGTGTGGCTCGACGGCGGCATTCGCTCCGGCCAGGACGTGCTCAAGGCAATGGCGCTGGGCGCCAAAGGCACCATGATCGGCCGCCCGCATTTGTATGGGCTGGGGGCCATGGGCGAGGCGGGAGTGACCAGGGCGCTGGACATCATTGCCCGCGAACTGGACGTGTCGATGGCGTTGTGTGGGTATAACGATATACGCGATGTGAATCGCGATATTTTGCTGCCGGGCACCTTTCCAACAGGGGTTTGCTGAGCAAAAAAATCGTAAAAAAGTAAAAAGAGTTGTCCACGAAAACCGTGGGTATCTCTGTGGATAACTTTGCTGGACCCCGGCAGGTATGGCGATTTAACCAAAGGTTAATATTTGATCAACTTTCGGCGCGGGCCAGTATGGGCAGGGTTTGCGCTTGACAGCCAAGCGCGAACCCGGTGCCGAAAAGTAGTTTTATGAGGCGCCGTCACGGCCTGTGGAGTGCGTGACAACCCGGGCCGGCAGCCTGGCGCGCAGCAAATTGTCGAGTGCCTGGCCATAACTGCGACCGGCCAGGCTCATGCTGTTGTTGTGGGTGGCGCCGGGCACGAGTAACAGCCGTTTGGGTTCCCTGGCGGCTTCAAACAGTTGCTGGCTGAAACGCGGCGGAATGTACTGGTCGGCCAGGCCGTGGACCACCAGCAGCGGCATGTGCACCTCGGCCATCTTGTCGATGGAATCGAATTTCTGCGACAGCAACCAGCGCACCGGCAATGACGTGTTGGCCACCGCGGCGGCGGCATCGCCGAGTGTAGTGAACGTGGACTCGATCACCAGCCCGCGCACGGGAACGGGCGTCTGCCGGCTCAGTTCGGCGGCGAGGTCGATGGCCACGGCGCCGCCCAGAGAATGCCCGTAGATCAGGCGTTTTTCCGGGTCGGGTTGCAGCACCTGAAAGCGTTCCCAGGCCACGCGCGCGTCTTCATACACCGTGGCTTCGGAAGGCAAGTCGCCGTGGCTTTGGCCGAAGCCGCGATAGTCAATCGCCAGTACCGAATAGCCCAGCGCGTGTAATTGCTCGATACGGAAAAACTGCCCGGTGAGGTTCCAGCGCACGCCATGCAGGTAAAGGATGGCGGGCGCGTCTTTCTTGTCTGCGGGGTACCACCAGGCATGGATGTTCTGCCCGGATTTGAACGTGGCGGGCTTGAGGTCGAATTCCTGCACGGCTTTCGGCAAGCCGTTGTACCAACTGGCCGTGCCCGGCTCGATGCGAAACACCAGCTCGCGCTCTTTGTGCTGCAGCACGGCGCAACCCACCGGCAGGCCGACAACCAGAATGGCCATGCACAGCAGGGGAAACCAGCGCAGGCCCAGGCGGGACAGAAAACGAGAGGACATGAAGGTTCCGGAACAAAAGCGAAGCAGGGGTTTTACCAGATGGCCTGCGCGGGCAGGAATTAATTCGACAGCCGTTCACGGGTATCTCTTGCAAAGTGTTGCAGCGTTACGCCCTTGACGCCTGGCTCGCGGGCGCGACATGCTCGCGCTCCTTTGAGCAAAGGCCCGATCATGGACACCAGCCCCGTTCGCATCACTGCCGAGGAAACACTCTCGGACAATTGGTACCTGCTGAAAAAATACAGCTTCGACCTGCGCCGCCGGGACGGCAGCTGGCAAGCCCAGACCCGCGAGGTGTATGACCGCGGCAACGGTGCGACCATCCTGCTGTACAACCGCGTTCAACGCACCGTGTTGTTGATCCGCCAGTTCCGCATGCCCACGTTCGTCAATGATTACCCCGGCTACCTGATCGAAACTGCCGCCGGTTTGCTGGACAACGCCAGCCCCGAAGAACGCATCCGCCTGGAAGCCGAAGAAGAAACCGGTTACCGCGTTGGCCATGTGGAAAAAATCTACGCCGCGTTCATGAGCCCGGGCTCGGTGACCGAGCGCATTCACTTCTTTATCGGCGAATACCAACCGGGCGACAGGGTCAGCGCCGGCGGTGGCCTGGAGGAAGAGGGCGAAGATATTGAAGTGCTGGAGCTTGG from Pseudomonas tolaasii NCPPB 2192 includes the following:
- a CDS encoding alpha-hydroxy acid oxidase — encoded protein: MTLITTIEDLRKLAQKRVPRMFYDYADSGSWTESTYRANESDFAGIKFRQRVARNIDQRSLRASMIGQDMAMPVALAPTGLAGMQHADGEILTARAAAAFGLRYTLSTMSICSLEDIAEQVGQPFWFQLYVMRDRPFMERLIERAKVAGVDALVLTLDLQILGQRHKDLINGLSAPPKLTLPNILNMATKPRWVMGMLGTRRRGFGNIVGHVSGVADMSSLSSWIAQQFDPRLSWDDVQWIKQCWGGKLIIKGILDVEDARLAADSGADALVVSNHGGRQLDGAPSSISQLPAIVEAVGDRIEVWLDGGIRSGQDVLKAMALGAKGTMIGRPHLYGLGAMGEAGVTRALDIIARELDVSMALCGYNDIRDVNRDILLPGTFPTGVC
- a CDS encoding alpha/beta hydrolase, with the protein product MSSRFLSRLGLRWFPLLCMAILVVGLPVGCAVLQHKERELVFRIEPGTASWYNGLPKAVQEFDLKPATFKSGQNIHAWWYPADKKDAPAILYLHGVRWNLTGQFFRIEQLHALGYSVLAIDYRGFGQSHGDLPSEATVYEDARVAWERFQVLQPDPEKRLIYGHSLGGAVAIDLAAELSRQTPVPVRGLVIESTFTTLGDAAAAVANTSLPVRWLLSQKFDSIDKMAEVHMPLLVVHGLADQYIPPRFSQQLFEAAREPKRLLLVPGATHNNSMSLAGRSYGQALDNLLRARLPARVVTHSTGRDGAS
- a CDS encoding NUDIX domain-containing protein produces the protein MDTSPVRITAEETLSDNWYLLKKYSFDLRRRDGSWQAQTREVYDRGNGATILLYNRVQRTVLLIRQFRMPTFVNDYPGYLIETAAGLLDNASPEERIRLEAEEETGYRVGHVEKIYAAFMSPGSVTERIHFFIGEYQPGDRVSAGGGLEEEGEDIEVLELGFEQALAMVHSGEIADGKTIMLLQHLELRMLKEGW